In one window of Deltaproteobacteria bacterium DNA:
- a CDS encoding cytochrome c oxidase subunit II, whose amino-acid sequence MDNVLAFGAASSQAGRVDALFVMIAVIGGFFFFLTQGMLIYFAVKYRRRQPDRDNETPSITGNPLLEFLWILIPSLVVVAIFYYGWRVYTDQRIPVAGATEVHVNARQWMYEIRYPDGRTAINEIRVPEGK is encoded by the coding sequence CGTCCTTGCGTTCGGTGCGGCCTCCAGCCAGGCGGGCCGGGTCGACGCGCTCTTCGTGATGATCGCCGTCATCGGCGGCTTCTTCTTCTTCCTCACCCAGGGGATGCTGATCTATTTCGCCGTGAAGTACCGCCGGCGCCAACCGGACCGGGACAACGAAACGCCCTCCATCACGGGAAATCCCCTGCTCGAGTTCCTGTGGATCCTGATCCCTTCCCTCGTCGTCGTTGCCATCTTCTACTACGGCTGGCGCGTTTACACCGACCAGCGGATCCCCGTCGCCGGGGCGACGGAGGTGCACGTCAACGCCCGGCAGTGGATGTACGAGATACGGTACCCGGACGGGCGGACGGCGATCAACGAGATCCGCGTACCGGAGGGCAAGC